In Luteibaculum oceani, the genomic window CAAAATTCTTTTCATAATAATGAATTGGAATTAATAGTGCGTACTGAGATTAGTACTTGATAATGTAGGTTACGGCAGCATTGTGCGGACGGGCTTCTGCTCCACCAGAACTTTCGCAGTCTGCTATTGCCGTTGTTGAGTTCGTTACTTTAGACTTATTATATCCAACATTATCCTCGTCTGTGGCTCCTGAGCCTTTATTTCCTGGTACTGCTTCACTTCCTGCTCCTCCTGGAACTCCAAAGGCACCTTCAGAGTGAAATATGTCGGTAAAATTATGTGTATGTGGGCGAACAGTAACCTTATGATTATGACTTTTATTTTGGTCCCCGTATGCTTTTCCCAATTCTGGGATATTTGCTCCAGTTAAACCGGTAGACCCAGCTCCTGCTCCTCTTAAAAATCTCCCTCTTAAATCAGGGACTTTGAAGGTGCTTCCACCATTATTTCCCCAAGAAGAACCTATAATTCCTTCTAATCTGGGAAAGTCGGTTTTGTTATAAGTTTTTCCATCGCATAGAAGCCATCCTTTTGGTGCAACAGCACCAGAAAATGCAATGATGGTTCCCACGGGAACTCCGTTCTCTGCAGATCTGGCGTAGGGTACCGACTGTAATGGTCCGTTAAATATGGTCACTTGCGCTCCACTGTTTTTTTGAACCTGGACTTTTAATGACAATGCTTCGTAGGGGTTTTTGAAATCAAGCTTTCTGAAATCTGTAGGCTTAACCGTACCTATCACAGCATTAAAAACACCAAAAGCATCAGTAGTTAAACTATGTTCTTCCACAAAACTACCTATGGTAAAGGTTACAGTAACATTTTCGGTAGTAATTGCTTTTCCTTCGTTGTCTATGGCATAACCTTGAAAGTTAAACCCAGCTATGTTAATATCCTGGGCAAATCCAGATATTGTAATTAGGCATGTAGCCAAAAAGGTGTAAAGTGATTTCATAGTTTTTGGAGTTGATTGTTGATTTGATTTTGCTTTTAAGTCTTTGCTCTATATTTACCCCAAGCCATAGGATTTAAAGGGCTTGAGATCTTTAAGGTTGATTTGTTAATTTATTTTAAGCACGTGCAAAGAACTCCTAGTCATTTTTTAACCCCAAAATTTTGTTGTGAATAGCTAAAAAATGTTTTAAACGGATGCTATGTGACGAAAATAAATCAATAAGGATTGGTTGGGTGTGTTTTTAATGGTTTTATATTGTTTTGAGAGTATTATTATTGACTAAAAGAGTATTAAAAGTTTTTTGTGAAAAATATTTCTATTAAAAAATACTTTATCGTAAACCCAATCATATTTTGTCTGGGAATTGTTGCTGCAACTGCTATTTCCTGTCAAAATGAAATGCAGGAAAAGGAGGGGGCGGTCTTTCGCTACAATGAGCCTGGTGGTATTAGCTCCCTGGATCCTGCCTATTCCAGAAATCTCGAAAATATTTGGGCGGTTAATCAAATATTTGATGGTTTAGTTGCCCTCGATAGCAACCTAAAACCACAGCCTCTAATGGCTGCCTCCTGGTCAATGAACGATAAAAAGGATAGGTATTCCTTTAAGCTGCGATCGGGAGTTTTTTTTCACGAGGATGCTTGCTTCAAGCAAGGAACAAGAGCAGTTAACGCAAGCGATGTTGTCTATTCATTTAATCGCATTGCAGATGCTAAAACAGCTTCACCAGGAAGGTGGGTGCTGGATTTGGTTGCAAGGAATGAGGATGAAAGTCTTAATATCACGGTTCATAGTTCCGATTCTTTAACCCTTTATTTAAAGCAGTCGGCACCTCAGTTTCTTTCCTTGCTCGCCATGCAATACTGTACCATAGTGCCCAAAGAAGCTATTGATTATTATGGTGAGGACTTTAGGTCGCATCCCGTTGGAACTGGCCCTTTTAAAATATTTATCTGGGAAGAAGGGAATAAGCTGGTATTGCATAAAAATCCTCGCTATTACTTGAAAGACGCAAATGGTAATTCTCTGCCCTACCTTGATGCAATCGCGGTGTCTTTTATAAAAGATCAAAGTGCAGCATTGATGGCAATGCAAAGGGGCGATTTCGATTTTATGTCTGGGTTGGATGCGGCTTCTAAACACCGAGTACTGACTCCAAAAGGGGAGTTGGCTCCAGAATTTGCTGAGGATTTTAACGCCATAAAAACGCCCTTTCTTAAAACCGATTATTTAGGTTTTCGCTTGGGCTTGGATAGCGTTTTGGATAATCCTCAAGTGCGTCGGGCATTATCCATGGCTATTAACCGAGAAGATTTAGTTGCCTTTGTGCTTAATGGACTGGGTACTGCAGCAAAAACCGGCTTTGTCCCACCGGTACTTTGGTCCCAATCTTTTAATGCCGAAGAACTGTCCTATCAGCCAGAGAAGGCTAAAGCCATTGTGGAGTCTCTTCCCCAATTAAAAAAGCATCCAATAGTTATTTCTACTCCTGCCATGGCAATGGAGGTATGCGAATTCGTTCAAAAAGCCTGGTCCAATATCGGATTAAACGTAAGTATTGAGGTGTTGCCATCTTCGCATCATAGAGAACAAGTTTCAGGAGGGCAAATTGCCTTGTTCAGAAAAAGTTGGATAGCCGATTACCCCGATCCTGAAAATTTCCTTAGCCTATTTCGTTCCGATTTAATTATTCCAAAAGGGCCCAATTACTTCTTTTACAATAACCCTGAGTTTGATGTACTTTATGAGCTATCAAATATTGCAACGGGAGAGGAGAGGGAGCAACTGCTTTGGGATATGCAAAGGATAGTTAATCAGGAATTGCCATTGATTCCCCTTTTTCACGATGACATTTTCCAATTGAAAAGGAAAGAGGTAAAGCACCTTAAAACAGACGCCATGAATGTTTTGGATTTAACTAGGGTGCAAATAGTGAATTAAATCACCCCCTTAAGGATATTATTGCTGTACCCCAAAGCGCACAACAACAGGGTAGTGGTCTGATTTAATTTCGCGAATGGTGTGGTAGCGAAGTGCTTCTAATTTTTCATTGTGGAAGAGGTAATCTATCCTAAAACCTGGCAATTGACCTACATAGGTTTTTCCTTCCCCGCTTCCAGCTTCGGTGTATGAATCGTATAGTATATCGGTTATTTGCTGGTAGGCGTAAGAATGTGGAGTATCGTTTAAATCGCCTCCGCAAATAATATAGGTCCGATCTAAATCGCCTTTAAGCTCGGTTATAAGTTGTGAAACTTGTGTGGATCTTGTTTTTAACCCGTTTCTAATTTTATAAAATGCTCCTTTAAACTGTTCCTCCTTACTTTGACTTTGCTTATTTAATTCGCTTAGCTGATAAGAAGCTAGGTGGAAATTTAGTAGGGTAATGGGCTTGTTATTCCAGTTTAATTTCGATTCTAAAATTCCATTTACCCCATTTTTGCTAAAACGTTGTTGTCTCGAAAGTTGAAGGGGGTATTTCGAAAAAGTATATAACCCGTTTGCCTTTCCTCCACCGCTCTTATCAAAGCTATTGTAGTAGGGTAAATTGCATACTTCGTTTATACGTTGAATAATGGTTTTGAGCTGTTCTTCGCTAGATGCATAAAACTCTTGAAAGAAAACCACATCAGGGTTTTCAACCTTTACTAGTCTTAGTATATCCTCAAATACGCCATCGTCGTCTATCCATTTATAGCGATTAAATGATCGGACGTTGTAAGTGAGTACTGTAATTTGGTTTTCCGTGAGGGCAGGAGTAGGGTCGGATTTAAATCGGTAAAACTCGTTTATTTTAAAAAATCCCGGTACCAGAGCGATTAATAAGATCCATTTCGCTTTAAGCTGAGAGGAAACCAAAATGATGATAAAGAGAATACCTGCCAAGAACAAGTAGGGAAATGCAAGTCCAAGTAAGGCGATAGGCCACGAGGTAGTTGGATTTACTTGAGGAGCAAAGTAGGCAATCAAATAGATTGCCGTAAACAAAATTATACCAGTGTTACCTAGTTTTTTAACCATTACTCTTTACTGGCGTTAAATAAAAAGTCTTTTTCCTCAGGCGTCAGGTTTTCGTAACCCGATTTGGAAATTTTGTCTAGAATAGCGTCTATTCTAGCTTGCTTGTCGGCCGAATTGGTGGTTGTTTTATTAGTAGTCTGGCTTTTTGGGGTTCTTGTTTTGTCGGCTTTTTTATTGCGATGAACAACCTTTACCTTAGGCTGGCGCACAAACAGTCCCCTTACCAAATTAATGAACAGGTAAAAGTATTTTGCGATATCCTTACCTTGGGTTAGTTGTTTGGCATATACAAATCCAAAGATTGCGCCTCCTAAATGGGCAATATGGCCTCCCATATTGGCACTGCCCCTTAAAGCTAATAAGTCTACCAGAACATAAAATCCAGCAATGTATTTAAGGGGTATTTGGCCAATTAACATCAGCCGAATGGGGTAATTGGGCACATAAGTGGCTGTTGCCAACATTACAGCCATTACTGAAGCCGAAGCACCTATTATAGGGCTTCTTCCTCCCTGAAAAACGGGAAGCAGGTTAAAGGCAATTAGGTAAAGTAATAAACCCGATAATCCACCCATTATGTATAGTGGAAGCACCCGTTTTTCCCCTAGCAAATCCATAAAAATGCTACCGATGTAGTAGAATATTAGCATGTTTACTAGAATATGCCATTGGTCTTCGTGGGTAAACATGTAGGTGATAAAAGTCCATGGTCTTTTTAAGTTAAGCAGCACATCGGAATTGGCGCTTAGGTACTCAACCAAAAACAATTGCTTTACACCGCCTCCTGCAGTATACCAGTCAAATCCACCTAAAAAGGCGATGATACCAATGACATTTATGGCAATAAATATTCCTGCATTTATTATCAGCAGTTTTATTAAGGTGTTGCCATTTTTAAATTGATATTTCAGTTGATCGAACATGCTAGTAAAAATTCTGTCTATCCTTCTGCCAATATTTAATTAGGATAAAACCAAAAATCATTCCTCCAAGATGGGCAAAGTGAGCTACGTTATCTCCAGGTTTGTTCATTACACCTGAAAATAACTCTATCAACCCATATCCGATTACAAAATACTTCGCTTTTATAGGGAAGGGGAAGAAAAGTAAGTAAAGCTCAGAGTTGGGGAATAACATTCCGAAACCCAGAAGCAATCCAAATACAGCACCCGAGGCACCCACGGTGGGGTAGTTATATTTACCAAAATACCCTCTGGCGGCGTCGATTACAGAAGGGTCATTAGATGGAATGCTTAGGTTGCGCACTCCGTCGCGAATTTGTGCTAGGAAATCTGATGATAACCCGGCGTTAAGTAATTCGTCTTTTAAAGAAAGGGCTTCCCAGTAGCTAACTCCAAGGTGAATAAGTGCGGCACCAAATCCACAGGTTAAATAGAAAATTAAAAAGCGCTTTGGGCCCCAAGATCTCTCCAAAACAGTCCCAAAAAGAAAAAGGGCGTACATGTTAAAGAAGATGTGCATTAATCCTCCATGTAGAAACATGTGGGTAATAAGCTGGTACGGAGCAAAATTTGCCCCATTAGGCAAGTACAATCCAAATTTGTAGTTCAGCCATGAAAGTCCTGGTCCCGCATTGCCAAAAACAACACTGGCAAAGTAAACGAGGGCATTTATGATAATCAGGTTGATTACAACGGTGCGTGTATTTATTCCACCTCCAAATCCGCCTCCAAAGTTGTTCATCAATTAAATAGTTTGTCTATGTCGTTGGTACTCATTGTTACGGAGCAAGCCTTACCATTTGGGGCTTGTTGTGGGTTTTTACAACTAAATAAATCCCCTACCAGCGCTTGCATTTCGGTAAAACTTAATTGGCGACCTGTTTTTATGGAACCACAAGCTGCCAATCCGTATGCCAGTTTCTCCTGAAAATTGTAATTCGCGTTTAACTTCGGCATTTTTAATAATTCTATAAACTCCTCCATAAAGGCAGAGAGCTTACTCATTTCCAATCCTTCGGGCACCGCATTAATCACAATTTCATCTTCGGAAAATTGCTCAAACTGAAGTCCCATTTTTTCGAGATCTTCCTTAGAATCCATTAGCAATTGGTAATCAGATGGATTGATCTTTATACGTTCCGGAAACAGTTGTTGCTGGCTGCCACTCCGTCCACTTGCAAGTTTAGTTAAATAGCGTTCAAATAGTACCCGTTGGTGAGCTCTTTGTTGGTGGATGAGTATAAATCCGCTTTTAATTTTTGTTAAGATGAATTTCTGTCCAATTTGAACAAACTCTTCCTTGTCCCTATCCGGCGATTCACCCAAAGAGGCTTCATACAGATCCTTGCGCGAATTATCTTGCTCCTTAGATTCCTTCTCTGTCCATTCTATTGGGGCAGTTGGTCTTACGGCTTCTTCTTTTTTCCAGTCTACATTAAACTCACGCTCTATATCATACAGCTCCTTTAGTTTTTCTGGTGCTTTGGTGGTAGTTCGTTCGCTATTGCTAAAGCTTTCCCGTTTAAAAGGGTTGTAATTAGGGTTTACCTTAATTTGAGGTATGGCAATTTTGTCTCCTTTATTTACAGGGGTTATAGGAACTTCGCCCTGGTCGAAATCAATGGATGGTTTTACATTAAAGATCCCCAATGACTTTTTAACACTTGCCTGGATCAATTGGTATAATGCACGCTCATCCTGAAATTTAATTTCGGTTTTTGTTGGGTGTATGTTTACATCAATTCTATTGGGTTCTACCTCCATCATTAAGAAGTAGGAGGGGAAGGAACCCGAATCAATCAAATCTCCATAAGCCTGAACGATGGCGTGATTAAAGTAATTTGATTTTATAAATCGACGATTTACAAATAAGTACTGTTCGCCTCTAGTTTTTCTGCAAAATTGTGCCTTACCCGTAAACCCAGAAAGGTTAAGCATTAAGCTTTCCTCTTCAACGGGTACTAGCCTTTCGTTATAGTTTTTCCCAAAAATTCCGACCACTCTTTGGCGTAGGTTACCGGCGGGTAAATCGAAAATGACTTGTTTGTTATGCTCTAGCTTAAATTTTATTTCTGGATGGGGCAATGCAACCCGGATAAACTCCTCACTTATATGTTTAAACTCAACGGCGTCACTTTTTAAGAAATTACGGCGCGCAGGAGTGTTGTAGAATAGGTTTTTTACTGCAAAAGAACTTCCGTTGGAACAAGTGCAGGCTTCTTGCAAGGTAAATTCGGAGCCTTCGATTATCAATCGGGTGCCAACTGCGTCTTGTTTGGGTTTTGTTTTAAGCTCCACCTGCGCAATTGCTGCTATAGAGGCCAAGGCTTCACCTCTAAATCCTTTGGTGTGCAGGTTAAATAGGTCGTCTGCATTCTTTATTTTGGACGTTGCATGGCGTTCAAATGCCATACGGGCATCGCCTTCGGACATTCCACATCCATTATCGCTAACTTGAATAAGACTTTTTCCAGAGTCCTTTACGAGGAGTTTTATTTCGGTTGCACCAGAGTCAATGGCATTTTCCATTAATTCCTTTACAACAGATGCAGGTCTTTGAACTACTTCACCTGCGGCAATTTGGTTGGCAATGGAGTCGGGTAGGAGCCTAATTATGTTCATAAAATCCCTCCACTTTCATTCCATAACCAAAATAGGATAATAAGCAGCCCTATCAATATCATCGTAATTCGGATATTACTTTTTTTGGCGCTTTTGCGGTATGAAATATGTGAGCGATGTCTACGCTCTAGTCTATTGAAAAGATCTTTTTCACTGGTATCCAGCTTTCCCTCTGCAACTAGCTCTCTCTTAATTTGAGCTCTTCGCTTTGCAATGCGTTCCTTTTGCTCGTCGTAATAACGAGGTTTGAAATGAAAGGATTTTGGGCCTTTCGACTTAAATAATCCTGGGATTTTTGGTGCTTCCATTGGTAAACAAAGGTAATCTATCTATTACTATAACGAAACCCACAATTTATTGTGCAATTTATTGTTCAAATGAAAAGAATTAAAGGTCTTAAGATTGTACCTTGGCAGGCCCAATGACCATGAAGAGAATTAAATTTTTCCACCCACTTTTTTTGTTGTTTGCCTTTTTAACCGCCCAAGCGGTAAACGAAGGTCAAAATTCTAACCATTACCGTGAAGCTAGTTTATTTCGATTTGCGAATGCAACCAATAAGGAGCCTGGTTTTGCGAGGATACAATCCGAGCACTGGGCAAAAAAGGTGTTAGATACTTTAACTGTCCGTGAAAAGATTGGGCAGTTGTTTATGGTCGCGGCTTATAGCAACAGAGGGCCTGAGCACGAAGCCGAGCTGAAAATGCAAATTGAAAAGTACGGAATTGGAGGATTAATTTTTTTCCAAGGTGGCCCCGGTAGGCAATTAAACATGCATAAACGCCTATCTAAATCGTCAAAATTACCGCTATTAATAGGGATAGATGCAGAATGGGGGTTAAATATGCGTCTGGATAGTACCTACGGTATTCAGAGAAATATGGTGCTCGGTGCAACCCAAAACCCAATTTTAGCCCAGGAGGCAGGTGCTGCTATCGGTGCCCAGTGCCGTGCTTTAGATATAGACATAAATTTTGCTCCTGTATGCGATGTTAATAGTAATGCTGCCAATCCTGTAATAAACAGCAGATCTTTTGGGGAAGACAGATTTTGGGTGGCAAAATTAAGTGGTGCCTTTGCCCGCGGTATGGAAAGCTCAGGTGTAATGGCTTGCGCCAAGCATTTTCCGGGGCATGGAGATACCGACAGCGATTCGCATAAAACATTACCTACTGTTGGCCATGGCTTGGCCAGATTAGACTCTATAGAGCTCTATCCATTCAAATATTTATTTAAAGCAGGTGTTTCTTCGGTAATGGTGGCGCATTTAAATGTTCCAGCCATGGAACCTTCTGGACTCCCGTCTACCCTTAGTTCTAAAATTGTACATGGGTGGTTAAAAGATAGCCTCAACTACAAAGGGTTAATCTTTACCGATGCACTAAATATGAAGGGTGTTGCAGATGCATACCCAGCGGGAATTACCGACCTTAAAGCGTTGCAAGCTGGAGCCGATGTCTTGCTATTTCCGTTGGATGTCCCCAAAGCGATAGCGGAAATTGAAGCGGCCATTTTGCGCGGTGATATTCCTATGGATCGCCTTGATGAAGCCTGTTTAAAAATTCTTAAGGCTAAGCAACACCAAATGGAACAGGCTTTTGTAGATACTCCATCCATGGAGGAGATAAAGTCTCCTAAGTCCATGGAAAGTCTAAGGACTAAAATTGCTGAAGCGAGTATTACGCTACTTAAAAACGAGGCAAATTTACCCATAGATCCGCTGGACAAGGATGTAGCAGTTATTGGGGTAGGAAGAGGTACCAAACCCTTCCTAAATGTTGTGGAAGACTTAAGTGCCATTCCCACTGGCTTTGCGGAAAATCCATACAGTAACAAACCACTGATTGCTAAGCTTAGTAAAAGAGAACGGGTAGTATTGGTAATGGATGGAAGCCAGTACAAAGGAAAATCGAATTATGGACTTGGGCCCGCCGAGCTGGGCTTAATTTCGGAATTGGCACCAAAAACTAAGCTGATTCTAGTGTGGATGGGTAACCCATACGCCCTTACAGAAATGCCTGAAAACTTATTGGGAGAATTAAAGGGTTTGGTTTTGGGTTATCAGGATATCAAAGAGCAACACCTTGCGGCAGCAAAGGCCTTGTTGGGGGTAATTCCTTTTAAAGGAAAACTTCCAGTAACGCTTAATAAGCAATTTGTAGCCGACAAAGGTGAGACTACATCTAAAGAAACCGGATTTATAGAAACCTTTCCAGAAAAAGTGGGTATGGATGGGATTAAGCTTCAAGAGATAGATGCTTATATCCAAAAACAGATAAAAGATAAAGCCACTCCAGGCTGTAGAATAGTGGTTTTGCGCAAGGGTAAAATGGTTTACAACAAGAGTTTTGGACACTATACCTACGCTAACAATCAGCCCGTAAATCGATTTTCTATATACGATTTGGCGTCCCTTACCAAGGTTCTTTCCACTGGATTGGCGGTGATGAAACTCCACGAAGAAGGGGTTTTGGATATTGGAAAGACCTTAGGGGATTATCTCGCTTGGATTCCTCGAGACAGCCCTTATGCGAAACTGGTATTAAGTGATGTAATGTTGCATCAGGCGGGGTTACAAGGCTGGATCCCCTACTTTCAAGATTATATAGACCCAACACCGGAGAGGGCGAGTTTGGTAAATCAAAACGCTTCTTCAAAACACCCTGTGCAAGTGGCAAAAGACTACTTTGTAGTAAGTGAAATGAGGGATTCAATTTTTGCCCGAATTTTAAGGGAGCCATTGAGGAAAAAAACGGATTACCTGTACAGCGATCTGGGTTTTTATTTCCTTAAAGAAATTGTTGAAACCATTACGGGAAAGCCACTGAACGTATATGTAGCAGAGACCTTTTATCAGCCCATGGGACTTAAAAGCATGACCTACTTGCCCAGAGAGAAATTCTCAGAGGAATCAATAGTTCCAACCGAATATGATGCGCTGTGGCGCAAGCAATTGGTGCATGGTTTTGTACACGATCAAGGAGCTGCTTTACTAGGTGGAGTGGGAGGTCATGCTGGTTTATTTGGAAGCGCCGAAGATGTAGCAGCAATTATGCAGATGTTGCTGGATGGGGGGAGTTTTAACGGTCAACAATTTTTAAAATCATCAACAGTTGAATTCTTTACTGCTGCCAGAGCAAAGAATCCAGATGATAATAGAAGAGGGTTAATTTTTGATAAACCCGTGCGCGATGGAGGACCAGGCCCTACCTTTGACGGCATAAGCTTTAATAGCTTCGGTCACTCTGGGTTTACCGGTACCCTTGCATGGGCAGATCCCGATGAGGAAATTGTTTATGTCTTTTTGAGTAACAGAATATATCCAAGTGCCGAAAACAAGAAATTAATTCGAAACAATGTGCGGTCTACGATACAGGAAATGATTTACGAAGCGATCATCGACTCGAAAAACGAAATGGCTGCCCAACCAAAACCCTAAGGGGAAATGAATATTGGAATTGTTTGTTATCCAACATTTGGAGGTAGCGGGGTAGTAGCCACCGAACTTGGTAAAGCCCTCGCCAGGCAAGGACATAAAGTCCATTTTATTACCTATGCACAGCCCGTTCGGTTAGTGGGTAGTCTCAGAAAAAATATATTTTATCACGAAGTAAGCGTAAGCGATTATCCACTTTTTGAATATCAACCCTATGAGTTGGTTTTAACCAGTAAAATGGTAGATGTTGCTTTACACGAAAACCTGGATGTGCTTCATGTGCATTATGCTATTCCACATGCGTCGGCGGCTATTATGGCTAGGGAAATTCTAAAGGAAAAGGGAAAATATGTCCCCATTGTAACCACCCTTCACGGTACGGATATAACCTTGGTTGGAAAAGACGAAAGTTTTGAACCGGTAATTACGCATGCAATCAATAAATCGGATGCCGTTACTTCTGTGTCAGAGAGCCTAAAACAGGATACCTATAAATACTTCGGAGTGACCAACGAAATAAAGGTGATTCCCAATTTTATCTGTCCAGAAAATTTAGAGAGTAGAAGAGAAGAGATTGAGGGAATACGTAGTAACTATGCGAGAGCAGAGGAGCGTATCCTTATTCATATTTCCAATTTTAGAGCGGTTAAGCGAGTAGAGGACGTAGTAAAAGTGTTTGCCAAGGTGCAGCAAAGAGTGCCCGCCAAACTCATTTTTGTGGGCGATGGCCCCGATCGCATCAAGGCAGAAGCAAAATGCCGCGAATTGGGCGTTTGCGATAAAGTGTTTTTTCTTGGAAGACTTAAAAATCCGACAGAAGCCCTTTTTATGAGTGACCTATTTTTGTTAACCTCAGAAACAGAGAGTTTTGGTTTGGCAGCCTTGGAGGCTATGGCGATAGGAGTGCCCGTGGTGAGTTCCAATACAGGTGGAATACCCGAAGTAAATAAACACGGAGTCTCTGGGCTTTTATCCGAAGTTGGAGATATTGAAGATATGGCGAAAAATGCCATAAGTATTTTAAAAACCGATGAGGCTTTGGCTGCTTATAAACAGGGAGCTAAAGAACAGAGTGAATTGTTTAATCTTAAGAAAATCCTGCCAGAATACGAGCATTTGTACTCGCAATTGTTGGTAAAAAATCCATCATGAAGTTTATAGGAAATCGAATTTCTCACCAGAAAAAAGAGGGCATCTTTTCGGTGGTTATTGCTGCCGGTGTCGAAAAAGCCTACGAACGTATTTTGTTGATGTGGTTGCTACTCTGGACCCTCTCGGGAGTATATTTTATAACTCAACTTTTTGCAGATCATAGCCAAGAACTAAAGCTTTACATTGGGATTTTACTAAGCTTTTGGTTGTACTACGAAATTCGGGTGGGACGTGTATATTTTTGGCGGAAAGCAGGATATGAATCTATAAAGTTTGTAGAAGATAAGGTACTTATAAGTCAGGTTATTTTAGGTAGATCCAAACCCAAAACGTACTTCGTTCAAAATATCGATCAGTTTAAAGCCGATATGCCTAAAGAAACCAATGTGTTGGAGTTTTTAAATAATTCCTTTTGGGTTATGGGGCGACCCTATATTTCTTTCCAGCACCAGGGCGATACAATTAGTTTTGGTCGACAATTAACAGAATCGGAAAGAAAGGCCTTGGTAATGCTTTTAAATAAAGAATTGGCCTACAGTAAGAAAAAATCGTAGTTGTTCTTTAGGCCCATTGCCTCAAAAAAATCTATGCTCTTTTTAAGATTGTTGTTGGATCCTATTACCGATAAAATCTTTGTTTTTTTCGTGAGTTGAGATTGCAGCTGATCTACCGCCTTATTGGGATTATTTATTGGGGTGTATACAATTTGTTGCTCCTTCAAATTGTGTTCCAGTAGCTTTGCTTTAGGACCCTTTCCCCACACAATTACATTTGCATTTTGCAAG contains:
- a CDS encoding glycoside hydrolase family 3 N-terminal domain-containing protein, which translates into the protein MKRIKFFHPLFLLFAFLTAQAVNEGQNSNHYREASLFRFANATNKEPGFARIQSEHWAKKVLDTLTVREKIGQLFMVAAYSNRGPEHEAELKMQIEKYGIGGLIFFQGGPGRQLNMHKRLSKSSKLPLLIGIDAEWGLNMRLDSTYGIQRNMVLGATQNPILAQEAGAAIGAQCRALDIDINFAPVCDVNSNAANPVINSRSFGEDRFWVAKLSGAFARGMESSGVMACAKHFPGHGDTDSDSHKTLPTVGHGLARLDSIELYPFKYLFKAGVSSVMVAHLNVPAMEPSGLPSTLSSKIVHGWLKDSLNYKGLIFTDALNMKGVADAYPAGITDLKALQAGADVLLFPLDVPKAIAEIEAAILRGDIPMDRLDEACLKILKAKQHQMEQAFVDTPSMEEIKSPKSMESLRTKIAEASITLLKNEANLPIDPLDKDVAVIGVGRGTKPFLNVVEDLSAIPTGFAENPYSNKPLIAKLSKRERVVLVMDGSQYKGKSNYGLGPAELGLISELAPKTKLILVWMGNPYALTEMPENLLGELKGLVLGYQDIKEQHLAAAKALLGVIPFKGKLPVTLNKQFVADKGETTSKETGFIETFPEKVGMDGIKLQEIDAYIQKQIKDKATPGCRIVVLRKGKMVYNKSFGHYTYANNQPVNRFSIYDLASLTKVLSTGLAVMKLHEEGVLDIGKTLGDYLAWIPRDSPYAKLVLSDVMLHQAGLQGWIPYFQDYIDPTPERASLVNQNASSKHPVQVAKDYFVVSEMRDSIFARILREPLRKKTDYLYSDLGFYFLKEIVETITGKPLNVYVAETFYQPMGLKSMTYLPREKFSEESIVPTEYDALWRKQLVHGFVHDQGAALLGGVGGHAGLFGSAEDVAAIMQMLLDGGSFNGQQFLKSSTVEFFTAARAKNPDDNRRGLIFDKPVRDGGPGPTFDGISFNSFGHSGFTGTLAWADPDEEIVYVFLSNRIYPSAENKKLIRNNVRSTIQEMIYEAIIDSKNEMAAQPKP
- the bshA gene encoding N-acetyl-alpha-D-glucosaminyl L-malate synthase BshA, giving the protein MNIGIVCYPTFGGSGVVATELGKALARQGHKVHFITYAQPVRLVGSLRKNIFYHEVSVSDYPLFEYQPYELVLTSKMVDVALHENLDVLHVHYAIPHASAAIMAREILKEKGKYVPIVTTLHGTDITLVGKDESFEPVITHAINKSDAVTSVSESLKQDTYKYFGVTNEIKVIPNFICPENLESRREEIEGIRSNYARAEERILIHISNFRAVKRVEDVVKVFAKVQQRVPAKLIFVGDGPDRIKAEAKCRELGVCDKVFFLGRLKNPTEALFMSDLFLLTSETESFGLAALEAMAIGVPVVSSNTGGIPEVNKHGVSGLLSEVGDIEDMAKNAISILKTDEALAAYKQGAKEQSELFNLKKILPEYEHLYSQLLVKNPS